A genomic segment from Agelaius phoeniceus isolate bAgePho1 chromosome 2, bAgePho1.hap1, whole genome shotgun sequence encodes:
- the XNDC1N gene encoding protein XNDC1N translates to MGEVTREFHASPHVQNKLELEGRLFREGLEHDAVSLLCVQDPKYPKAENLLSEDSIQPWLGCPKDHSRQLSVELVEVNKFLGDEEHHPTVMSWSQSPTGEPSQSHSIMNADISWPELSVFSRVPVSNSVQLTCSQLFSPCSCFGLSFIRLQKPRGQEPDPPQPPGHSRCPSHFHVSLSVGRQQEGAAPPWTPLVPQGKPRRCLLG, encoded by the exons ATGGGAGAG GTTACCAGAGAATTCCATGCTTCTCCCCATGTCCAGAACAAGCTAGAGCTGGAGGGGAGGCTGTTTAGGGAGGGGTTGGAACATgatgctgtgtccctgctgtgtgtgcaggaccccAAGTACCCCAAGGCAGAGAACCTGCTGAGTGAGGACAGCATACAGCCCTGGCTTGGCTGCCCCAAGGATCACAGCAGGCAGCTGAGTGTGGAGCT AGTAGAGGTAAACAAGTTCCTGGGTGATGAGGAACATCATCCAACAGTGATGAGCTGGAGTCAATCTCCAACAGGGGAGCCCAGCCAGTCCCATTCAATCATGAATGCAGACATCAGCTGGCCA GAACTCAGTGTGTTCAGTCGTGTGCCTGTCTCCAACAGTGTGCAGCtcacctgcagccagctctTCAGTCCATGCAGCTGCTTTGGGCTCTCCTTCATCCGCCTGCAAAAACCACGGGGGCAGGAGCCTGAccccccacagccccccggACACAGTAGGTGTCCCTCACACTTCCATGTGTCCCTCTCTgtggggaggcagcaggaaggggctgCCCCTCCATGGACACCACTTGTGCCCCAAGGAAAGCCCAGGAGGTGCTTGCTGGGCTGA
- the LOC129134760 gene encoding nuclear mitotic apparatus protein 1-like isoform X4, with protein sequence MEKAKSHYDAKKQQNQELSEKLKAMEHLQEENTELQSKSERLAKELQESILQAKESEMSCKTLTSQIRSLEAQVQELSKFQEKTATIKGHEASFESVADQSTDSLNEAQQLSSPRKAASSQLEVSVVPSDSEESLLSQRLPQTKSSLESLYFTPILSERRSQLQSSANFPGDFSLDSGCKTRSARRRTTINITMTDKQAEPEELVCIKNIPLAHSTKTSSPAKGCLRSGASTHSLTSFSSQETLAKLEASSPEKTPGHSVLLGLPGYRPVTRSSLCLQRTSSSSLGQSTMKLGMCQDEPEQMDDWNRIAELQWLHQLRGASRGC encoded by the exons ATGGAGAAGGCAAAAAGTCATTATGATGCCAAGAAGCAGCAGAACCAGGAGCTATCAGAGAAGCTGAAGGCCATGGAGCACTTGCAGGAAGAGAACACAGAGCTTCAGAGCAAATCAGAGAGGCTGGCCAAGGAGCTACAGGAGAGCATCCTGCAGGCCAAGGAGTCTGAGATGAGCTGCAAGACTCTTACCAGTCAGATTCGCAGCCTGGAAGCTCAG GTGCAGGAACTCAGCAAGTTCCAGGAGAAGACTGCCACAATAAAGGGACATGAGGCTTCCTTTGAGAGTGTGGCTGACCAGAGCACTGATAGCCTCAATgaggcacagcagctcagctcccccag GAAGGCTGCCAGCTCTCAGCTGGAAGTCTCAGTGGTGCCGTCAGACAGTGAAGAGTCACTGCTGTCTCAGCGGCTGCCCCAGACAAAGTCATCCCTGGAGAGTCTCTACTTTACTCCCATCCTCTCTGAGAGGCGgtcacagctccagagcagcgCCAACTTCCCGGGAGACTTCTCGCTCGACTCCGGCTGCAAGACCCGCTCTGCCCGGCGCCGCACCACCATCAACATCACCATGACAGAT AAACAGGCAGAGCCCGAGGAACTGGTCTGCATCAAGAACATCCCATTGGCTCATTCCACAAAAACATCTTCCCCTGCTAAGGGCTGTCTGCGCTCAGGTGCCTCCACCCACTCCCTCaccagcttctcctcccaggaAACCCTTGCAAAGCTGGAAGCCTCCTCCCCAGAGAAGACCCCTGGCCATTCAGTACTGCTGGGCCTCCCTGGGTACCGACCAGTCACCCGTAGCTCCCTGTGTTTGCAGCggaccagcagctccagcctcg GCCAGAGCACCATGAAGCTGGGCATGTGCCAGGATGAGCCAGAGCAGATGGATGACTGGAACCGCATTGCGGAGCTGCAGTGGTTACACCA GCTCAGAGGCGCCAGTCGAGGATGCTGA
- the LOC129134760 gene encoding nuclear mitotic apparatus protein 1-like isoform X3, whose product MMIIEVPLIYKTTALEGELQAAVTSHQEKVAELQVQLTQKEQAAEHYKGQMEKAKSHYDAKKQQNQELSEKLKAMEHLQEENTELQSKSERLAKELQESILQAKESEMSCKTLTSQIRSLEAQVQELSKFQEKTATIKGHEASFESVADQSTDSLNEAQQLSSPRKAASSQLEVSVVPSDSEESLLSQRLPQTKSSLESLYFTPILSERRSQLQSSANFPGDFSLDSGCKTRSARRRTTINITMTDKQAEPEELVCIKNIPLAHSTKTSSPAKGCLRSGASTHSLTSFSSQETLAKLEASSPEKTPGHSVLLGLPGYRPVTRSSLCLQRTSSSSLGQSTMKLGMCQDEPEQMDDWNRIAELQWLHQLRGASRGC is encoded by the exons GATAATAGAAGTCCCGTTGATATATAAGACAACAGCACTGgaaggggagctgcaggcagcagtcaCAAGCCATCaggagaaggtggcagagctgcaggtgcagctcaCCCAGAAGGAGCAGGCAGCTGAGCACTACAAAGGGCAG ATGGAGAAGGCAAAAAGTCATTATGATGCCAAGAAGCAGCAGAACCAGGAGCTATCAGAGAAGCTGAAGGCCATGGAGCACTTGCAGGAAGAGAACACAGAGCTTCAGAGCAAATCAGAGAGGCTGGCCAAGGAGCTACAGGAGAGCATCCTGCAGGCCAAGGAGTCTGAGATGAGCTGCAAGACTCTTACCAGTCAGATTCGCAGCCTGGAAGCTCAG GTGCAGGAACTCAGCAAGTTCCAGGAGAAGACTGCCACAATAAAGGGACATGAGGCTTCCTTTGAGAGTGTGGCTGACCAGAGCACTGATAGCCTCAATgaggcacagcagctcagctcccccag GAAGGCTGCCAGCTCTCAGCTGGAAGTCTCAGTGGTGCCGTCAGACAGTGAAGAGTCACTGCTGTCTCAGCGGCTGCCCCAGACAAAGTCATCCCTGGAGAGTCTCTACTTTACTCCCATCCTCTCTGAGAGGCGgtcacagctccagagcagcgCCAACTTCCCGGGAGACTTCTCGCTCGACTCCGGCTGCAAGACCCGCTCTGCCCGGCGCCGCACCACCATCAACATCACCATGACAGAT AAACAGGCAGAGCCCGAGGAACTGGTCTGCATCAAGAACATCCCATTGGCTCATTCCACAAAAACATCTTCCCCTGCTAAGGGCTGTCTGCGCTCAGGTGCCTCCACCCACTCCCTCaccagcttctcctcccaggaAACCCTTGCAAAGCTGGAAGCCTCCTCCCCAGAGAAGACCCCTGGCCATTCAGTACTGCTGGGCCTCCCTGGGTACCGACCAGTCACCCGTAGCTCCCTGTGTTTGCAGCggaccagcagctccagcctcg GCCAGAGCACCATGAAGCTGGGCATGTGCCAGGATGAGCCAGAGCAGATGGATGACTGGAACCGCATTGCGGAGCTGCAGTGGTTACACCA GCTCAGAGGCGCCAGTCGAGGATGCTGA